The DNA window CTTGCCCAGCCCGCGCTCCTCCAGGACCCGCCGCAGCACGATCTCCGCCATGGGCGACCGGCAGATGTTCCCCATGCAAACCACGCATACGCGATACGTCATAACACCCATCATGAGGGTGACCGGGGGCGTTCACCGTACGTTCACCCTTGCTAGGGATCCGAGTCACTTTCGCTGCGTAGCTTCAACGGCGACTGAGGACCAAGTGAAAAGGAACCCCACCGTGAAGTATGCAGGCCGGCTCGCCGCCGTCGCCGTCGTCGGTGCGCTCTCGCTCGCTGCGTGCGGCACAGACAACAACGCCTCGGCGGGCAACGCTGGCACCACCGCCGCCAGCGCCCCCGCCGCGGGCAACGACAACGCCCTGAGCGGCACCATCAACGCCGCGGGCTCCTCCGCCCAGGCCAACGCGATTGACGAGTGGAAGAAGAACTTCCAGGCCACCAACTCGGGCGTGAGCATCAACTACCAGCCCAGCGGCTCGGGCGCGGGTGTGCAGGCCTTCATCCAGGGGACGGTCTCCTTCGCCGGCTCCGACTCCGCCCTGAACGACGAGAAGGGTGAGCCGGCCCAGGCCGACGCCCGCTGCAAGACCGGCAAGGCCATCAACCTCCCGATGGTGACCGGCCCCGTCGCCGTGGTCTACAACCTGCCGGGCGTGGACGGTCTGCAGCTCTCCCCCAAGACCATCGGCGGGATCTTCAACAGCCAGATCACCAAGTGGGACGACCCGGCGATCAAGGCCGAGAACCCCGACGCCAAGCTGCCCTCCACCCCGATCCAGGCGTTCCACCGCTCGGACGAGTCGGGCACCAGCGACAACTTCACCAAGTTCCTCAAGGCCACGGCCGAGTGGCCGTACGACCCGGCCAAGGCCTGGCCCGCCGAGGCCAAGGGCCAGGGCGCCAAGGGCTCCGACGGCATCGCCTCCTCGGTCAAGGACACCGAGGGCGCCATCAGCTACGTCGAGATGTCGTACGCCGACAACTCCCAGCTCCAGAAGGCCAAGGTGGCCAACGGCTCCGGCGAGTTCGTCGAGCTGACCCCGGAAAGCGCCGCCAAGACGGTCGAGACCGCCGAGATCAAGGGCACCGGCAACGACCTCAAGCTCTCGATCGACTACGGCACCAAGACCGCGGGCGCCTACCCGATCGTCCTGGTGACGTACGAGATCACCTGTGAGAAGGGCCTGCCCGCCGAGGAGGCCAAGCTGGTCAAGGAGTTCCTCACCTACACCGCCAGCGACGAGGGCCAGGCGGCGCTCAAGGACCTGGGCTACGCCCCGCTCGCCGGCGGCCTGCTCACCAAGGTCCGCACCGCCATCGAGGCCATCTCCTAGCGGCCGATGGCGACCGACACGAAGATCCGCGACGGCGGGCCGGCCACGCGCCGGTCCGCCTCGCGGCGCACCTCCGGTGAAGGGGCCTTCAAGTTCCTGGCCACCGCGGCCGGGGTCGTCCTGCTGGCGATCATGGCGGCCATCGCCGTGTTCCTCATCGCCGAGGCGGTCCCCGCGCTGCGGGCGAACAAGGGCGGCTTCTTCACGGACCTCGTCTGGGAGCCCAACAGCAGCCAGGTGTTCGGCATCGGCGCGCTGGCGTTCGGCACGGTGCTCAGCTCGGGCATCGCGCTGGTCATCGCGACCCCGATCGCGGTCGGCGTGGCGCTGTTCATCTCCCACTACGCGCCGCGCCGCCTCGCCGGGCCGCTCGGCTACCTCATCGACCTGCTCGCCGCGGTCCCCAGCGTCATCTACGGCCTGTGGGGTCTGGCCTTCCTCGTGCCGCTGCTGCGGGAGCCCTCGCGGTGGCTCAACGAGCACCTCGGCTGGTTCCCGCTGTTCGCCGGCGAGGGCGCGATCGGCGGCAAGACCATGCTGGCCGGCGGCATCGTCCTGGCGATCATGATCCTGCCGATCATCGCGGCCATCTCCCGCGAGGTCTTCCTGCAGGTGCCGCGCATGAACGAGGAGGCGGCGCTCGCGCTCGGCGCCACCCGCTGGGAGATGATCAGGATGGCGGTGCTGCCGTTCGGCCGGCCCGGCGTCATCAGCGCCGCGATGCTGGGCCTCGGCCGCGCCATGGGCGAGACCATCGCGGTCGCGCTCATCTTCCCCGCCACCTTCGACATCAGCGTCCAGATCCTCACCCCGCACGGCAACAGCATCGCCGCCAACATCGCCAACGGCTTCGGCGAGGCCACGCCCGTCGGGCGCGGCGCGCTCATCGCCTCCGGACTGGTGCTGTTCGTCATCACCCTGCTGGTCAACATGGCGGCCCGCATGATCATCAACCGCCGCAAGGAGTACGCGAGGGCCGGCGCATGACCCTGCAACAGGAGGCCCCGCGCGGGGTCCAGCACATCTCGACCGGCCGCCGGGTGAAGGACCGCTTCGTCCAGGGGCTGGTCTATCTGGCGTTCGCGCTGGCCGTGGTACCGCTGGTGTCCGTGCTGTGGCTGGTGATCTCCAACGGCATGGCCCGCTTCGACCTGGAGTTCCTGACCCACTCCATGCGGGGCATCGGCGCGCGGGACGCGGGCGGCGGCGCCTACCACGCCATCATCGGCACGCTCGAACAGGTGCTGCTCGCCTCGGCCATCTCGGTCCCGATCGGCCTGCTCACCGCCATCTACCTGGTCGAGTACGGCAACGGCGGCCGGCTGAGCCGCGCCATCAGCTTCTTCGTGGACGTCATGACCGGCGTCCCCTCGGTGGTCGCGGGCCTGTTCATCCTCGCGTTCTGGATCCTGTTCCTCGGCATGCCGTACAGCGGGTGGGCGGGCGCCATGGCCCTGTCCATCCTCATGATGCCGACCGTGGTCAGGTCCACCGAGGAGATGCTCCGGCTGGTTCCCGCCGACCTGCGCGAGGCGTCGTACGCGCTGGGCGTCCCCAAGTGGCGCACGATCATGAAGATCGTGCTGCCGACCGCGTTCACCGGCATCGTCACCGGCGTCATGCTGGCCGTGGCCCGCGTCGCCGGCGAGACCGCGCCGATCCTGCTCACGGTGTTCTTCACCGACTCGATCAACAACGACCCGTTCAGCGGGCCGCAGATGGGCCTTCCCCTCTACGTCTTCGACCAGGCGGCGCGTCCCAACGACACCGCCATCGACCGGGCGTGGACCGGGGCCCTCACGCTCATCCTGATCGTCATGCTGCTCAACCTGGTGGCGCGCCTGATCGCCTGGTGGCGTGCGCCCGCCAAGGGCCGATAGGGGGTACCGCCACTCATGTCCAAGCAGATCCAGGTTTCGGGTCTGGACGCGTACTACGGCGCGCACAAGGCCATCGAGGACGTGTCGATGACCATCGAACCGCGCTCCATCACCGCGTTCATCGGCCCTTCGGGGTGCGGCAAGTCGACGTTCCTGCGCACGCTCAACCGGATGCACGAGGTGATCCCCGGCGCCCGCGTCGAGGGCAAGGTGCTGCTCGACGGCGACGACCTCTACGGCGCCTCCGTCGAGCCCGTCTCGGTACGCCGGATGATCGGCATGGTCTTCCAGCGCCCCAACCCGTTCCCCACGATGTCGATCTACGAGAACGTCGCCGCCGGCCTCCGCCTCAACGGCCGCCTGCCGAAGTCGCAGCTCGACGGCATCGTCGAGGAGTCGCTGAAGGGCGCCAACCTCTGGAACGAGGTCAAGGACCGCCTCGGCAAGCCCGGCGCGGGCCTGTCCGGCGGCCAGCAGCAGCGGCTCTGCATTGCCCGCGCGATCGCGGTCAAGCCGCAGGTGCTGCTCATGGACGAACCGTGCTCGGCGCTGGACCCGATCTCCACACTGGCCATCGAGGACCTCATGGCCAAGCTCAAGGACGAGTTCACGATCGTCATCGTCACCCACAACATGCAGCAGGCCGCCCGCGTCAGCGACCGCACCGCCTTCTTCAACCTGGCGGGCCAGGGCCAACCCGGCAAGGTCGTCGAGATGGACGAGACCTCGCGCATGTTCACCAACCCGAGCCAGAAGGCCACCGAGGACTACATCACGGGGCGCTTCGGCTGATGACCCGACAGCAGGCGCCCGTCACGGTGAACGGGGACGTGAGGACCAGGCCCGTGCTGCTCATCGCCGATCCGGACCGGACCGTGGTCGACGAGGTCGCGCTCGCCCTCGAACGCGAGGGCGTCGCGGTCACCGGCGCCCCCGACGGCGCCCAGGGTCTGCTGCAGGCGGGCGCCCTGCGGCCGGACGTGGTGCTCGTCTCGGCCACGATCCCGGTCATCGACGCGGTCGAGTTCGTCCGCGCGGTACGGCTCGCCAGGGCCGTGCCGGTGCTGCTCGGCGTCGGCGAGGGGCACGCCGAGCAGGCCGTCCGCGCGCTCGCCGCGGGCGCCGCCGCCTGTGTGGCGAGGCCGTACCGGGTGCCGGAGCTGCTGCCGTTCATCCACGCGGCCTCCCCGGAGTCGCGTGACGTGCTCCACGTCGGCGGCGTGGAGCTCGACGCCCAGGCCTACCAGGTACGCGTCGGCGGGCGCACCGTCCACCTGCCGCTGCGCGAGTTCGAGCTGCTGCGGTACCTGATGCGCAACGCCGACCGCACGGTCACCCGCGAGCAGATCATGCGGCACGTCTGGCACACCGCCGCCACGACTTCGACGAACACCATCGCGGTGCACGTCAAGCGGCTGCGGGCACGCCTCGGCGACGAGGACGACCAGCTCATCCAGACCGTACGCGGCGTCGGCTACCGGCTGGTCACGCCGAGCATCTCCGGAACTCCCTCATGATCTGCCGGGCCACGCCCTCGACGGTCGCGATGCCGTGGCCGACGTCCGGGCTGCCCTCGCTGAGCACGGCCACGGCGTAGTCGTGGCCATCGCCGCTGATCAGGCCGACGGTGACGACGGCCCAGCGCCCGGTCGAGACCCGCTTGAGCCAGCCGTTCTTCAGCGCGACCCGCTCGCCCC is part of the Nonomuraea coxensis DSM 45129 genome and encodes:
- the pstS gene encoding phosphate ABC transporter substrate-binding protein PstS → MKYAGRLAAVAVVGALSLAACGTDNNASAGNAGTTAASAPAAGNDNALSGTINAAGSSAQANAIDEWKKNFQATNSGVSINYQPSGSGAGVQAFIQGTVSFAGSDSALNDEKGEPAQADARCKTGKAINLPMVTGPVAVVYNLPGVDGLQLSPKTIGGIFNSQITKWDDPAIKAENPDAKLPSTPIQAFHRSDESGTSDNFTKFLKATAEWPYDPAKAWPAEAKGQGAKGSDGIASSVKDTEGAISYVEMSYADNSQLQKAKVANGSGEFVELTPESAAKTVETAEIKGTGNDLKLSIDYGTKTAGAYPIVLVTYEITCEKGLPAEEAKLVKEFLTYTASDEGQAALKDLGYAPLAGGLLTKVRTAIEAIS
- the pstC gene encoding phosphate ABC transporter permease subunit PstC, translating into MATDTKIRDGGPATRRSASRRTSGEGAFKFLATAAGVVLLAIMAAIAVFLIAEAVPALRANKGGFFTDLVWEPNSSQVFGIGALAFGTVLSSGIALVIATPIAVGVALFISHYAPRRLAGPLGYLIDLLAAVPSVIYGLWGLAFLVPLLREPSRWLNEHLGWFPLFAGEGAIGGKTMLAGGIVLAIMILPIIAAISREVFLQVPRMNEEAALALGATRWEMIRMAVLPFGRPGVISAAMLGLGRAMGETIAVALIFPATFDISVQILTPHGNSIAANIANGFGEATPVGRGALIASGLVLFVITLLVNMAARMIINRRKEYARAGA
- the pstA gene encoding phosphate ABC transporter permease PstA, whose protein sequence is MTLQQEAPRGVQHISTGRRVKDRFVQGLVYLAFALAVVPLVSVLWLVISNGMARFDLEFLTHSMRGIGARDAGGGAYHAIIGTLEQVLLASAISVPIGLLTAIYLVEYGNGGRLSRAISFFVDVMTGVPSVVAGLFILAFWILFLGMPYSGWAGAMALSILMMPTVVRSTEEMLRLVPADLREASYALGVPKWRTIMKIVLPTAFTGIVTGVMLAVARVAGETAPILLTVFFTDSINNDPFSGPQMGLPLYVFDQAARPNDTAIDRAWTGALTLILIVMLLNLVARLIAWWRAPAKGR
- the pstB gene encoding phosphate ABC transporter ATP-binding protein PstB gives rise to the protein MSKQIQVSGLDAYYGAHKAIEDVSMTIEPRSITAFIGPSGCGKSTFLRTLNRMHEVIPGARVEGKVLLDGDDLYGASVEPVSVRRMIGMVFQRPNPFPTMSIYENVAAGLRLNGRLPKSQLDGIVEESLKGANLWNEVKDRLGKPGAGLSGGQQQRLCIARAIAVKPQVLLMDEPCSALDPISTLAIEDLMAKLKDEFTIVIVTHNMQQAARVSDRTAFFNLAGQGQPGKVVEMDETSRMFTNPSQKATEDYITGRFG
- a CDS encoding response regulator transcription factor, translated to MTRQQAPVTVNGDVRTRPVLLIADPDRTVVDEVALALEREGVAVTGAPDGAQGLLQAGALRPDVVLVSATIPVIDAVEFVRAVRLARAVPVLLGVGEGHAEQAVRALAAGAAACVARPYRVPELLPFIHAASPESRDVLHVGGVELDAQAYQVRVGGRTVHLPLREFELLRYLMRNADRTVTREQIMRHVWHTAATTSTNTIAVHVKRLRARLGDEDDQLIQTVRGVGYRLVTPSISGTPS